From Solibaculum mannosilyticum:
GAGGAAAAGGGATCGTGTCCAAAACAGAACCGATTCCTACTCGGCAAAAGAGCGAAGTGGAGGCGGGCACTGCCCGCCAAAAGGGAAGGCGCCTACCGGTTTCCCGGCAGACGCCTTCCCTTTGTTCTGTTAGGTACAAAAACCGCTGATGTTAGTCGCAGCATCCGCAGTCGTTGCAGCCGCTACGATTGGAACGGCAGCCGCAATCATCACCGTTGTTGATGAGAAGGAGAACGATGATCAGGATCAGAACCCACGAGCAGCTATTGCCGCCCAAGAAATTGGATCCACACATGGTTTGGAACCCCCTTTCGCTTGGTTTAGTTCATTGTATGGCGGGAGGGCCAAATGGGTTACAACCAAAATGGTTCCGGTAAAAGGGACAAGTCCTTGTATAATCGCCAGGTAGGCGGCATATCCTAGGGATAAAATTCAGTTTAGGAGGAGCCATCTATGACAAAGGAAAGCTTTGGCGGACGACCGTCCTATTTTTCCGATTTTGAACTGGCCGATGACTTAACCCCCGATCCTTTTTCCGAGGAACCAATGCCGCATACCCAGGCTCACTCCTATCGATTACAAAGATCAAAAAAAGTCAAAAATATAAGGAAACAAGAGAAAACAGGAGATAATATCGGATAACAGGCAAAAAACGGATTTAATTTGACTTTTTCTGACCTTGATTCCTGGGGGCAATAAGCTATAATAAGGACAAATAAAAAAGAAATCAATCCACTCGATGACCCAAAAGGTCAGGGTAAGACAAACTTCACGAAAAGGAAGTGATACAATGCGTCTCAGCGATGCCATTGCAAACTATATCCTAGAGCAGCTCAAAGAGATGCACGGTACGGCTGAAATCCAGCGCAATGAACTTGCCAATGCCATGGGATGCGTGCCGAGTCAGATCAACTACGTACTGACATCCCGTTTTACTCCGGAAAAGGGATACCGTGTCGAGAGCCGGCGAGGGGGCGGCGGATACATTCGCATCACCCAGGTCCAGGTAGGCCGGGACGCCTTTTTAATGCACGTGGTCAATTCCATCGGAGACAGCGCCGATACCGCCACTGTGCGTGCCATTTTGCAAAACATAGCCCATCAGGGTCTTATCCCAAAAGAGACGGCGCGTCTCATGGCCGCCGCCTTGTCCGACCGCTGTTATCGGGACGTGCCTCCTGATACACGGGATAAAGTGCGAGCCGCAATTTTTAAGAATATGCTCCTCGCTTCCATCTAGAGACAAAATTGTGCTTTCCCCAAAGGAGGTTTATCTTATGTTATGTGACAACTGTGCCAAACGTCAGGCCACGACATTCATCAAACGGACCGTCAACGGCCAGACCCAGGAGCTGCATCTTTGCCCCCAATGCGCCGCCCAATTGGGTTACGGCGCCATGATGGGAAGCGCCTCCTTAGGGCTTGGCAGTCTGTTAAGCTCCATGCTGGGGCAGACGGTTCCGGACCCCCAGCCTTCCCGTCTCAGCGATGAGGTGCGGTGCGAGGGCTGCGGAGCTACATTTTCCGATATTGTGCGCACCGGAAAAGCCGGATGCGCCAAATGCTACGAGACGTTTTATGAACAGCTCTTGCCGTCCTTGCAGCGTATTCACGGCAAGACCAAACACACCGGCAAAGTCCCGCAGAGCGCCAGCCAGCAGGCCAAGAAGAACCACCATCTGGCCCAGCTGAAAGAACAGTTGAATCAGGCGGTAGAGGCTCAGGACTACGAACAAGCCGCCAAGCTGCGGGATGAAATTCAAAGTCTACAGGAGGAGGGGAACCAGCAATGAGAAAGTGGTATTTAGAGACAGGTCCTGACAGCGACGTCATTCTCTCTACCCGTGTACGGTTGGCCCGCAACCTGCAAAACGTACCCTTCCCCATCCGCATGACGCCCGAACAGCGCAAAGCGGTGGACGCACAGATAAAGGATGCTTTGCTGGGCAGCCATGCCGCCATCGCCGGCGACTTCGATTATCTGGAGATGCAGGATACTTCACCTGCCCAGGCGCTCTCCATGATGGAGCGGCATCTGATCAGCCCGGAATTCGCCCAGGCCAAGGACGGCGCCCTGCTCCTGATGAAGGATGAATCGGTATCCATTATGATCAATGAAGAGGATCATCTGCGCATTCAGGTGATGCGTCCCGGACTGGATCTCCAGGGAGCGTACGAGATGGCCGATCAATTGGATACTCTGCTGGACGAGCGACTGACCTACGCCTTTGACGAACGTCTCGGTTACCTGACCCAGTGCCCCACAAATTTGGGAACCGGTATGCGGGCATCCTTGATGCTGCATCTGCCGGCCCTCCAGCGGGAAGGGGTTATGGGACAGCTCAGCGATACCGTATCCAAACTGGGACTTACCATCCGGGGTCTGTACGGCGAGGGCACCGAACCCAAGGGCGCTATTTACCAGCTTTCCAACCAAGTGACCTTAGGGATCTCCGAACAGGCGGCGCTGCAAAATCTTAAGAGCATTGCCATGCAGGTCATCGCCCAGGAACGCGCAGCCCGCCAGCAGTTAAATGGGGATCTGCGTCTCACCGACCAGGTGTGGCGATCCTATGGACTGCTTTGCACCGCCCGCATCCTCACCGGGGAGGAGTTTATGCAGCTCATCTCCAATGTACGTCTGGGTGCGGCACTGGGCATTCTGACGGAAGTCACCCTGGACGAAGTGGCGAACCTCATCCTGAACGCCCAGCCCGGATGCTTAACCCTGCGTGTGGGCAAGAATCTCACCCCGGCGGAACGGGACGTGGAACGGGCATCCTGGGTGAGAGAACAGCTTGCCAAAACCGAAACATAATTCACAAGCTTTGTTGTGATTTTTAATAGAGCATCAACCTGAAAAAGGAGTGAATGTTATGATGTTCCAATTCAATGGATTTACCGAAAAAGCCAATGAGGCCATGAACCTGGCGGTGGAAGCCGCTCAGGAACTGGGCCATACCTATGTCGGCAGCGAGCATATCCTGCTCGGACTGCTGAGGGAAGGCACCGGTGTAGCCGCATCGGTGCTGCAAGAGCATAATATCACCGCCGGCCAAGTGGAAGAGCGGTTGGAAACGGTCATCGGCCGGGGACAGCCCACCTCCCTGAGCCCCAATGATTTTACACCCCGCTGCAAGCGTATTTTGGAGATGGCAGTGGTGGGAGCCAGAAGCATGGGCCACAGTTATGTGGGCACCGAACATCTGCTGATCGCCATCATCCAGGAGGGGGAGAGTTACGCCGTCCGTTTCCTGAGCGAACTGGGTGCTGATCCAGGCGCCGTTTTGAAGAGCACGGCCAAGGCCATCGGCGCTGAGACGGCTGATACCGCTCCATCCCGTCCCGGACAGCATTCCCAGGGGAAAAAGGATTCCAAGACCCCTACTCTGGATCAGTTTGGCCGGGACTTGACCCAAGTGGCCAAGGATGGACGTCTGGATCCCATCATCGGCCGCCAGAAGGAGATCGAACGGGTCATTCAGATTCTGTCCCGCCGCACCAAGAATAACCCCGTACTCATCGGCGAACCGGGCGTCGGCAAGACGGCCATCGCCGAAGGTCTGGCCCAGAAGATCGTGACCGGAGAAGTGCCGGAACTCCTGAAAGGCAAACGGGTGGTCACCTTGGATCTGACCGGTATGGTGGCCGGTACCAAGTACCGCGGCGACTTTGAGGAGCGCATCAAAAACGCCATTGACGAAGTGGTCAAGGCCGGGGATGTCATCCTCTTCATCGACGAGTTGCACACCATCATCGGCGCCGGCGCTGCCGAAGGCGCTGTGGATGCCGCCAATATCCTCAAGCCCTCTCTGGCCAGGGGTGAGCTACAGGTCATCGGCGCCACTACTTTGGAGGAGTACCGCAAGCACATCGAAAAGGACGCCGCTTTGGAACGCCGGTTCCAGCCGGTCAACGTCCCCGAACCCTCCCAGGAGGAGGCGGTGCTCATCCTGAAGGGGCTGCGGGATAAATACGAGGCACATCACAAGGTCAAGATCACCGATGAGGCCATCGAAGCGGCTGTCAATCTGTCGGTACGGTATATCTCCGACCGGTTCCTGCCCGACAAGGCCATCGACCTGATCGATGAAGCGGCCTCCCGCGTCCGTCTGCGCGCCTTCACCGCCCCGCCCGATCTCAAGAAGATGGAGGATGAACTCAAACGTCTGGGTGAAGAAAAGCAGTCGGCCGTCAACGCCCAGGACTTTGAACGCGCCGCCCGTCTGCGGGACGAGGAAAAGGTTTTAAGCGATCAGCTCGCGGAACAGAAGAACCAGTGGAATGAGCAGAACGCCCATACCAACGGCGAAGTAGGCGCCCAGGAGATCGCCGAGATCGTGTCCAGCTGGACCGGCGTACCGGTGGTCCAGCTGACCGAGGAGGAAGGACAGCGCCTCTTAAAGATGGAGGACATCCTTCATCAGCGCATCGTGGGCCAGGACGAAGCTGTTTCGTCGGTGGCCCGTGCCATCCGCCGCGGACGTGTGGGCCTCAAGGACCCCAAACGTCCCATCGGCTCCTTTATCTTCCTAGGCCCCACCGGCGTGGGCAAGACTGAACTGTGCAAAGCCTTGGCCGAAGCCATGTTCGGCGACGAGAACGCCATGATCCGCCTGGATATGTCGGAATATATGGAGAAACACACCGTCTCCCGTCTGGTGGGCTCGCCTCCCGGATACGTGGGCTACGACGAAGGAGGCCAGCTGACCGAGAAGATCCGCCGCAAGCCCTATTCGGTGGTGCTGTTCGATGAGATTGAAAAGGCCCATCCCGACGTCTTCAATATGCTTCTCCAGATCCTGGACGACGGTGTCCTGACCGACGCCCAGGGCCGCAAGGTGGATTTTAAAAATACCGTTATCATCATGACCTCCAATGTAGGCGCCCGGTCCATCACCGACAACAAGCCTCTCGGCTTTGGCTCGGCCGATGCCGATCTGAAGAAAGAGGATGCCCGCATCCAAAGCGACGTCATGGCCGAGCTGAAACGTGTGTTCCGTCCGGAATTCCTCAACCGTGTGGACGACATCATCGTCTTCCATCAGCTGACCAAAGAGGACATCCAGAACATCACCCGCCGCATGCTGGATACTCTGGTCAAACGTGTGGCCGATATGGACATCCAGATGACCTATACCGACGCCGCAGTGGAAGCCATTGCCGATGCCGGATTTGATCCTGTGTACGGAGCCCGTCCGCTGCGCCGGGCCATCCAGTCCAAGATCGAGGACTCCCTGTCCGAGAAGATGCTGGAGGGCAAGGTCAAGGCCGGACATCCGGTGGTATGCGATTACCGCGACGGCAAATTCCAATTTGAATATCAGTAAATTATGACCTCTCAACAGAGGTTACAGTGTTTTAATAAAATCCTCCAAAAGCCTTGAAAATAAAGGATTTATCGCAATGTGTCTGCCTTATCTCTTTATACGGTTACACACAAGTTTACTCTTTCCCTCATTGCTCATAAGGGCAAATACAAGGGCAAGAAAATCTCATAACAAGATATAACAAAGTGTGGCAATCGGAGAACTGTGATGTATGTGCGAATATATTATAACGGAGGATTTTTCAATGGACAAGTACATTTACGATGATAAAAATGGTCTGTGGTATGAACTGCAAGGAGATTATTATATCCCATGTCTTATCTTACCAGCCGAAAAAGAACAGCCTATTGGTTTGTGGGGACAGCGGCACTTGCGGTATCTGAAAGAATACCGCCGAGCCACCTACATAACCTTGTTCACAAGCGGCAGACTGAACAATTACCTTGCTGACATCGACAGGCAGGCGCAGGAACGCATGGAAAGGCTCACAGAGCAGATGAAACGGGTGCAGGGTATTACGGAGCAGTTAAAGGCGGAAAACGCTTTGGAATGGACACAGAGAATGAATAACATACGGGCGTGTGCAAAGGAGATTGTGGAAAAAGAAATCATCTTTGCATAAGAAGACAGCGGTAGGATTTAGTTTTCCTACCGCTGTTTCACTTAAATCAAAAAAATATATTGACATTTTTCTATGTGTTGCATATAATAACACATAGACATTTATCTATAGGAGGTGATTGAGAGAGATGGATGAAAAAAGAATTGCGGCAATTTTCAAAGCGTTTTGTGATGAAAACCGCATTAGGATTATAAAACTGCTGCGTTCAGGTGAAAAATGTGCTTGCAAGTTGCTAGAAGAAATCAATGTCACGCAGCCTACGCTTTCCCACCATATGAAAATTCTTTGTGACGCTGAAATAGTTGTCGGGCGCAAAGAGGGAAAATGGACACACTATTCTATTTCAGAAAAAGGTGTGGAACAGGCAAAAGAATGTTTGCGGCAGTTGACAACACTTGATGTTGAAAGCGAAAATAAGTCGTGCTGTGAAAAGTGAGGAAGTTTATTTGAATGCTTTTCCGCAC
This genomic window contains:
- a CDS encoding protein arginine kinase, whose translation is MRKWYLETGPDSDVILSTRVRLARNLQNVPFPIRMTPEQRKAVDAQIKDALLGSHAAIAGDFDYLEMQDTSPAQALSMMERHLISPEFAQAKDGALLLMKDESVSIMINEEDHLRIQVMRPGLDLQGAYEMADQLDTLLDERLTYAFDERLGYLTQCPTNLGTGMRASLMLHLPALQREGVMGQLSDTVSKLGLTIRGLYGEGTEPKGAIYQLSNQVTLGISEQAALQNLKSIAMQVIAQERAARQQLNGDLRLTDQVWRSYGLLCTARILTGEEFMQLISNVRLGAALGILTEVTLDEVANLILNAQPGCLTLRVGKNLTPAERDVERASWVREQLAKTET
- a CDS encoding ArsR/SmtB family transcription factor; the protein is MDEKRIAAIFKAFCDENRIRIIKLLRSGEKCACKLLEEINVTQPTLSHHMKILCDAEIVVGRKEGKWTHYSISEKGVEQAKECLRQLTTLDVESENKSCCEK
- a CDS encoding ATP-dependent Clp protease ATP-binding subunit, whose amino-acid sequence is MFQFNGFTEKANEAMNLAVEAAQELGHTYVGSEHILLGLLREGTGVAASVLQEHNITAGQVEERLETVIGRGQPTSLSPNDFTPRCKRILEMAVVGARSMGHSYVGTEHLLIAIIQEGESYAVRFLSELGADPGAVLKSTAKAIGAETADTAPSRPGQHSQGKKDSKTPTLDQFGRDLTQVAKDGRLDPIIGRQKEIERVIQILSRRTKNNPVLIGEPGVGKTAIAEGLAQKIVTGEVPELLKGKRVVTLDLTGMVAGTKYRGDFEERIKNAIDEVVKAGDVILFIDELHTIIGAGAAEGAVDAANILKPSLARGELQVIGATTLEEYRKHIEKDAALERRFQPVNVPEPSQEEAVLILKGLRDKYEAHHKVKITDEAIEAAVNLSVRYISDRFLPDKAIDLIDEAASRVRLRAFTAPPDLKKMEDELKRLGEEKQSAVNAQDFERAARLRDEEKVLSDQLAEQKNQWNEQNAHTNGEVGAQEIAEIVSSWTGVPVVQLTEEEGQRLLKMEDILHQRIVGQDEAVSSVARAIRRGRVGLKDPKRPIGSFIFLGPTGVGKTELCKALAEAMFGDENAMIRLDMSEYMEKHTVSRLVGSPPGYVGYDEGGQLTEKIRRKPYSVVLFDEIEKAHPDVFNMLLQILDDGVLTDAQGRKVDFKNTVIIMTSNVGARSITDNKPLGFGSADADLKKEDARIQSDVMAELKRVFRPEFLNRVDDIIVFHQLTKEDIQNITRRMLDTLVKRVADMDIQMTYTDAAVEAIADAGFDPVYGARPLRRAIQSKIEDSLSEKMLEGKVKAGHPVVCDYRDGKFQFEYQ
- a CDS encoding TnpV protein — encoded protein: MDKYIYDDKNGLWYELQGDYYIPCLILPAEKEQPIGLWGQRHLRYLKEYRRATYITLFTSGRLNNYLADIDRQAQERMERLTEQMKRVQGITEQLKAENALEWTQRMNNIRACAKEIVEKEIIFA
- a CDS encoding UvrB/UvrC motif-containing protein, translated to MLCDNCAKRQATTFIKRTVNGQTQELHLCPQCAAQLGYGAMMGSASLGLGSLLSSMLGQTVPDPQPSRLSDEVRCEGCGATFSDIVRTGKAGCAKCYETFYEQLLPSLQRIHGKTKHTGKVPQSASQQAKKNHHLAQLKEQLNQAVEAQDYEQAAKLRDEIQSLQEEGNQQ
- a CDS encoding CtsR family transcriptional regulator, with the protein product MRLSDAIANYILEQLKEMHGTAEIQRNELANAMGCVPSQINYVLTSRFTPEKGYRVESRRGGGGYIRITQVQVGRDAFLMHVVNSIGDSADTATVRAILQNIAHQGLIPKETARLMAAALSDRCYRDVPPDTRDKVRAAIFKNMLLASI